A genome region from Constrictibacter sp. MBR-5 includes the following:
- a CDS encoding FAD/NAD(P)-binding oxidoreductase has translation MPVAERGRISRRAILAAAGGLAALAVAPGAGRGTPVRTKARIVIAGGGAAGLTVASRLRRALDGADIVLLEPRTDHFYQPGFTLIGAGLKPAGYAQLKTADFLTPDIRWVADTASTFDPDANMVVTGSGSRLPYDFLVVATGLRLDYAAIAGMDTGLIGREGIASVYAGPDAAARSWDALARFAETGGVGLFGRPATEMKCAGAPLKQTFLADDTLRRAGTRGRSEIVYNAHNRTLFSVPLVDARLRELFARQAFAVNWDHVLIAIDPGRHVATYATPAGPVERAWDFINVIPPMRAPDAVRNSPLPWQAGPFAADGWIEVDKATLRHLRYPNVFGVGDVNGVPKGKTAASVKWQAPVAVDHLLGTITGKGGTQRYNGYTSCPLITRAGEAMLVEFDYDNNLTPSFPFVPPLEEHWLSWIIKEKGLKANYTAMLRGRA, from the coding sequence ATGCCGGTAGCCGAACGAGGCCGCATCTCGCGACGCGCCATATTGGCCGCGGCGGGTGGCTTGGCCGCGCTGGCGGTCGCGCCCGGCGCAGGCCGCGGCACACCCGTGCGGACGAAGGCGCGCATCGTCATCGCCGGCGGCGGGGCGGCCGGCCTCACCGTCGCGTCGCGATTGCGGCGCGCGCTCGACGGTGCCGACATCGTCCTGCTGGAGCCTCGGACCGACCACTTCTACCAGCCGGGGTTCACCCTGATCGGCGCGGGGCTGAAGCCGGCCGGATATGCGCAGCTGAAGACCGCGGACTTCCTGACGCCGGACATACGCTGGGTGGCCGACACGGCGTCGACCTTCGACCCCGACGCGAACATGGTCGTCACGGGCAGCGGCAGCCGGCTCCCCTACGACTTCCTGGTCGTCGCCACCGGGCTGCGGCTCGACTACGCGGCGATCGCGGGCATGGACACGGGCCTGATCGGACGGGAGGGGATCGCCAGCGTCTATGCCGGCCCCGATGCGGCCGCGCGGTCCTGGGACGCCCTCGCCCGCTTCGCGGAGACAGGCGGCGTCGGCCTGTTCGGCCGGCCGGCGACCGAGATGAAATGCGCCGGCGCGCCGCTGAAGCAGACCTTCCTGGCCGACGACACCCTGCGCCGGGCCGGGACGCGCGGCCGCAGCGAGATCGTCTACAACGCGCACAACCGCACCCTGTTCAGCGTTCCGCTGGTGGACGCGCGGCTGCGCGAACTGTTCGCGCGCCAGGCGTTCGCGGTGAACTGGGACCATGTGCTGATCGCCATCGATCCCGGCAGGCACGTCGCCACCTATGCGACTCCGGCCGGACCGGTCGAACGCGCATGGGACTTCATCAACGTCATCCCGCCGATGCGGGCGCCGGACGCGGTGCGCAACAGCCCGCTGCCCTGGCAGGCCGGCCCCTTCGCCGCGGACGGCTGGATCGAGGTGGACAAGGCGACGCTGCGGCACCTGCGCTATCCGAACGTCTTCGGCGTGGGCGACGTCAACGGCGTGCCGAAGGGCAAGACAGCGGCGAGCGTGAAGTGGCAGGCGCCGGTGGCGGTCGACCATCTGCTCGGCACGATCACCGGCAAGGGCGGCACCCAGCGCTACAACGGCTACACCTCCTGTCCGCTGATCACCCGCGCCGGCGAGGCGATGCTGGTCGAGTTCGACTACGACAACAACCTCACCCCGTCCTTCCCCTTCGTGCCGCCGCTCGAGGAGCACTGGCTGTCGTGGATCATCAAGGAAAAGGGCCTCAAGGCGAACTACACCGCGATGCTGCGCGGTCGCGCGTAG
- a CDS encoding DUF2892 domain-containing protein has product MTRNVGTVDRIARVVIGLALLSMLFLVEGEMRWFGLLGLVAIGTAAIGWCPAYRLLGIRT; this is encoded by the coding sequence ATGACCAGGAACGTCGGAACCGTCGACCGTATCGCGCGCGTGGTGATCGGGCTCGCGCTCCTGTCCATGCTCTTCCTCGTCGAGGGGGAGATGCGCTGGTTCGGCCTGCTCGGGCTGGTCGCCATCGGTACCGCGGCCATCGGCTGGTGCCCGGCCTATCGTCTGCTCGGCATCCGCACTTAG
- a CDS encoding manganese catalase family protein produces the protein MFMHNKRLMYTVRVSETNPKLASLMLEQFGGPQGELAAAMRYFTQGIAEEDAGRKDLLIDIATEELSHLEVIGTIVAMLTKGAKGKLAEGAEEAAEALTGMTAGGESHTLNLLYGGGPALINSGGAPWTAGYVDSIGDPTCDLRSNIAAEARAKIVYERLINITTDPGIKDALGFLMTREIAHQKSFEKALYSIENNFPAGKLPGMPEFADKYYNMSQGDGDMRGPWNQGDQWEYVDGRDEQAAVDGGDGGASVKLDRIESKAVTQLAERTMSMPDGDPTTGADLGAGPGAGKTKDVGKPAKRSVKK, from the coding sequence ATGTTCATGCACAACAAACGGTTGATGTACACCGTACGGGTATCGGAGACCAATCCGAAGCTCGCCAGCCTGATGCTGGAGCAGTTCGGCGGGCCTCAGGGCGAACTGGCGGCGGCGATGCGCTACTTCACGCAGGGGATCGCGGAGGAGGATGCGGGTCGGAAGGACCTGCTGATCGACATCGCGACCGAGGAACTGAGCCACCTGGAGGTGATCGGCACCATCGTCGCGATGCTGACCAAGGGCGCCAAGGGCAAGCTGGCCGAGGGCGCCGAGGAGGCGGCGGAGGCGCTGACCGGCATGACCGCCGGCGGCGAGAGCCACACGCTCAACCTGCTCTATGGCGGCGGGCCCGCGCTGATCAATTCCGGCGGTGCGCCCTGGACGGCGGGCTATGTGGATTCGATCGGCGATCCGACCTGCGACCTGCGCTCGAACATCGCCGCCGAGGCGCGGGCGAAGATCGTCTACGAACGCCTGATCAACATCACGACCGATCCCGGGATCAAGGATGCGCTCGGCTTCCTGATGACCCGCGAGATCGCGCACCAGAAGTCGTTCGAGAAGGCGCTCTATTCGATCGAGAACAACTTCCCGGCCGGCAAGCTTCCCGGCATGCCGGAGTTCGCCGACAAATACTACAATATGAGCCAGGGCGACGGGGACATGCGCGGCCCCTGGAACCAGGGCGACCAGTGGGAGTATGTCGACGGCCGCGACGAGCAGGCGGCGGTCGACGGTGGCGACGGCGGCGCCTCGGTCAAGCTGGACCGGATCGAGTCGAAGGCCGTGACCCAACTGGCCGAGCGTACGATGTCGATGCCCGACGGCGACCCGACGACCGGAGCCGACCTGGGTGCCGGCCCCGGCGCCGGCAAGACCAAGGACGTCGGCAAGCCGGCGAAGCGGTCGGTGAAGAAGTAG